The genome window CGCCGAGGACGGCTCCGAGGCCCTCTTCCAGGTGAGCCTCCTCGAGCACCCGCTCACCTGGCCGCTGCAGCGGCTCCGCCTGCCCGGGCTGGACCCTCACCGCTCCTACCGCGTCACGATCGCCCAGCCGCGCGAAAGCAGACCAGCAGAGAGCCGGCTGCCTGCCTGGACCCGTGACGGCGCCGTGCTCACCGGAGCCATGCTGCACGGGCTGGGGCTCGCCGCGCCCATGCTGCGGCTCCACGAAGCCCTGCTGATCCACGTCTCAGCCGAACCACTCCCGACAGGCCCATGACGGGTGGGCGTACCGGCTGGTGTCAAGCCGGTTGAGGCAGGTGGGCGTCAGCTGGTCTGTATGAGGGCCCCCCTGCCTGGGCTTGCGACCTGCAGGGATAGGTGGCGCAGTCTCACTGCGTCGCCATGTGGCCAACAGCCGGCGCGGCCGCCTTTCCGCGATCTTGTCCGTGAGGGTGGTGGCCCCCCGACTAACGTCGGCGTGTGTCGCTGTCCAGTCTGTCGGCCTTCGTCGTCGTCGCTCTCGTCGTCGTGGCCGTTCCCGGGCCCAGCGTGCTGTTCGTGGTTGGCCGGGCCCTGACACTGGGCCGACGTGGCGCCCTGACCACCGCGCTGGGCAACGCCATAGGAACGCTCGTCCAGGTCATCGCGGTCGCAGTCGGAATTGGCGCCCTGGTCGAGCGTTCCGTCCTGGCGTTCACCGTGCTGAAGTTCGCCGGTGCCGCTTACCTGGTGTTCCTGGGCGTGCAGGCCTTCCGGCACCGTCGCGCCTTCGCCGTCGAGACCACCGTCGCAGCCGGACCCACCCGGGTCGGGCGAGTGCTGCGCGAGGGGTT of Aquipuribacter hungaricus contains these proteins:
- a CDS encoding LysE family translocator, yielding MSLSSLSAFVVVALVVVAVPGPSVLFVVGRALTLGRRGALTTALGNAIGTLVQVIAVAVGIGALVERSVLAFTVLKFAGAAYLVFLGVQAFRHRRAFAVETTVAAGPTRVGRVLREGFLVGLTNPKTTVFFAAALPPFVDPAVGSVPLQMLLLGVVFLGIALVTDSIWATGAGAARGWLARSPRRIEGIGAVSGLVMIGLGVRVALTGRPS